A region of Leifsonia xyli DNA encodes the following proteins:
- a CDS encoding transaldolase (catalyzes the reversible formation of D-erythrose 4-phosphate and D-fructose 6-phosphate from sedoheptulose 7-phosphate and D-glyceraldehyde 3-phosphate) → MTDTTSTTQTPTAALSAAGVSIWLDDLSRERINSGGLQKLIAEKNVVGVTTNPTIFAAALSKGEAYDEQVRQLAAAGVSVDDAIFEITTDDVANASDIFHEVFERSNGVDGRVSIEVAPGLAHDTQATIHAAKRLSDKIQKQNVMIKIPATVEGLEAITETIAAGISVNVTLIFSLERYREVINAYLTGLEKAKEAGIDLSGIHSVASFFVSRVDTEVDKRLSAIGTDEAESLKSKAGIANARLAYEVYEKEFATERAKQLVAAGANEQRPLWASTGVKDPSLPDTLYVEALVAPNVVNTMPEKTLDATFDHGNITGDTVTGTYAESNDVLNRLADLGISYDEVTELLEREGVEKFIVSWDELVETVKNALEGAAK, encoded by the coding sequence ATGACCGACACCACCTCCACCACCCAGACCCCCACCGCCGCTTTGTCGGCCGCGGGTGTCAGCATCTGGCTGGACGACCTCTCCCGTGAGCGCATCAACTCCGGCGGCCTGCAGAAGCTGATCGCCGAGAAGAACGTCGTCGGCGTCACCACGAACCCGACCATCTTCGCCGCCGCCCTCTCCAAGGGCGAGGCGTACGACGAGCAGGTCCGCCAGCTCGCCGCCGCCGGCGTCTCCGTCGACGACGCGATCTTCGAGATCACCACCGACGACGTCGCCAACGCGAGCGACATCTTCCACGAGGTCTTCGAGCGCTCGAACGGCGTCGACGGCCGCGTGTCCATCGAGGTCGCGCCCGGCCTTGCCCACGACACGCAGGCGACCATCCACGCCGCGAAGAGGCTGTCGGACAAGATCCAGAAGCAGAACGTCATGATCAAGATCCCGGCGACGGTCGAGGGCCTCGAGGCCATCACCGAGACCATCGCGGCGGGCATCAGCGTCAACGTGACCCTGATCTTCAGCCTCGAGCGCTACCGCGAGGTCATCAACGCGTACCTCACCGGCCTCGAGAAGGCCAAGGAGGCGGGCATCGACCTCTCCGGCATCCACTCGGTCGCCTCGTTCTTCGTCTCGCGCGTCGACACCGAGGTGGACAAGCGCCTCTCGGCCATCGGCACCGACGAGGCCGAGAGCCTCAAGAGCAAGGCCGGCATCGCCAACGCCCGCCTCGCCTACGAGGTCTACGAGAAGGAGTTCGCCACCGAGCGCGCCAAGCAGCTGGTCGCCGCCGGCGCCAACGAGCAGCGCCCGCTCTGGGCCTCCACCGGCGTCAAGGACCCGAGCCTGCCCGACACGCTGTACGTCGAGGCGCTCGTCGCCCCGAACGTGGTCAACACCATGCCGGAGAAGACCCTCGACGCGACCTTCGACCACGGCAACATCACCGGCGACACCGTCACCGGCACCTACGCCGAGTCGAACGACGTGCTCAACAGGCTGGCCGACCTCGGCATCAGCTACGACGAGGTCACCGAGCTCCTGGAGCGCGAGGGCGTCGAGAAGTTCATCGTCTCCTGGGACGAGCTCGTCGAGACCGTGAAGAACGCCCTCGAGGGAGCGGCCAAGTGA
- a CDS encoding transketolase has product MAALQWDPIDNKAVDTARVLAADAVEKVGNGHPGTAMSLAPAAYLLFQKVMRRDPRDQHWLGRDRFILSAGHSSLTQYIQLYLGGYGLELDDLKALRTWGSLTPGHPEYGHTDGVEITTGPLGQGISSAVGFAYAERFERGLFDPDAAPGTSPFDHHVYVIASDGDLEEGVSSEASSLAGHQELGNLIAIYDSNQISIEDDTDIAFTEDVQKRYEAYHWDVQVVDWKKTGVYQEDVEELYQAIENAKAVTDKPSLIILKTIIGWPSPKKQNTGKIHGSALGADELRAVKEVLGFDPEQTFEVADEVIEHTRKAIERGAEQRAEWQKGFDAWAAANPERKQLLDRLLSGEAPDLESVIPVFEPGKDVSTRAASGKVLNAIAPAMPELWGGSADLAESNNTTIEGAPSFVPSERSTHEWTGNPYGRVLHFGIREHAMAAIINGIVLHGPTRPFGGTFLIFSDYQRPSLRLSALMNIPSIFVWTHDSVALGEDGPTHQPIEQLSTLRAIPNFTVVRPGDANEVAWAWKTMLERRQGPAGIALTRQNIPVFERGEGDAEGDTLASASNVAKGAYILAEAPGGTPDVIFIATGSEVQIALEARQLLREEGINARVVSAPSLEWFDEQPAEYREHVLPSDIKARVSIEAGLALAWDKIVGDHGRSVSIEHFGASADYKTLFREFGMTTEHAVSAAKESLASL; this is encoded by the coding sequence GTGGCAGCACTGCAGTGGGATCCCATTGACAACAAGGCGGTAGACACGGCTCGCGTTCTCGCGGCCGACGCGGTGGAGAAGGTGGGCAACGGCCATCCCGGCACCGCCATGAGCCTCGCCCCCGCCGCCTACCTGCTCTTCCAGAAGGTGATGCGCCGCGATCCGCGCGACCAGCACTGGCTCGGCCGCGACCGCTTCATCCTCTCGGCGGGACACTCCTCGCTGACCCAGTACATCCAGCTCTACCTGGGCGGCTACGGTCTCGAACTCGACGACCTCAAGGCGCTGCGCACGTGGGGCTCCCTCACCCCCGGCCACCCCGAGTACGGACACACCGACGGCGTGGAGATCACCACCGGCCCCCTGGGCCAGGGCATCTCCTCCGCCGTCGGTTTCGCTTATGCCGAGCGTTTCGAGCGCGGTCTCTTCGACCCCGACGCCGCTCCCGGCACGAGCCCGTTCGACCACCACGTCTACGTGATCGCGTCGGACGGCGACCTGGAGGAGGGCGTCAGCTCCGAGGCCTCGTCGCTCGCCGGCCACCAGGAGCTCGGCAACCTGATCGCGATCTACGACAGCAACCAGATCTCGATCGAGGACGACACCGACATCGCCTTCACCGAAGACGTCCAGAAGCGCTACGAGGCGTACCACTGGGACGTCCAGGTCGTCGACTGGAAGAAGACCGGCGTCTACCAGGAGGACGTCGAGGAGCTCTACCAGGCCATCGAGAACGCGAAGGCCGTCACCGACAAGCCCTCGCTGATCATCCTCAAGACGATCATCGGCTGGCCGTCGCCCAAGAAGCAGAACACCGGCAAGATCCACGGCTCCGCCCTGGGCGCCGACGAGCTGCGCGCCGTCAAGGAGGTGCTCGGCTTCGACCCGGAGCAGACCTTCGAGGTCGCCGACGAGGTCATCGAGCACACCCGCAAGGCGATCGAGCGCGGCGCCGAGCAGCGTGCCGAGTGGCAGAAGGGCTTCGACGCCTGGGCCGCCGCGAACCCGGAGCGCAAGCAGCTCCTCGACCGCCTGCTGTCCGGCGAGGCGCCCGACCTCGAGAGCGTCATCCCGGTCTTCGAGCCCGGCAAGGACGTCTCCACCCGTGCTGCCAGCGGCAAGGTGCTCAACGCCATCGCGCCGGCCATGCCGGAGCTGTGGGGCGGCTCGGCCGACCTCGCCGAGTCGAACAACACCACCATCGAGGGCGCGCCGTCCTTCGTGCCGAGCGAGCGCTCGACCCACGAGTGGACCGGCAACCCCTACGGCCGCGTGCTGCACTTCGGCATCCGCGAGCACGCCATGGCCGCGATCATCAACGGCATCGTGCTGCACGGACCGACGCGTCCGTTCGGCGGCACGTTCCTCATCTTCAGCGACTACCAGCGCCCGTCGCTGCGTCTGTCGGCGCTGATGAACATCCCGTCGATCTTCGTCTGGACGCACGACTCGGTCGCGCTCGGCGAGGACGGCCCGACCCACCAGCCGATCGAGCAGCTCTCGACGCTGCGCGCCATCCCGAACTTCACGGTGGTCCGCCCCGGCGACGCCAACGAGGTCGCGTGGGCCTGGAAGACCATGCTGGAGCGCCGTCAGGGCCCGGCCGGCATCGCGCTGACCCGCCAGAACATCCCGGTGTTCGAGCGCGGCGAGGGCGACGCAGAAGGCGACACCCTCGCGTCGGCGTCGAACGTCGCGAAGGGCGCGTACATCCTGGCCGAGGCGCCGGGCGGCACGCCGGACGTGATCTTCATCGCGACCGGCTCCGAGGTGCAGATCGCGCTCGAGGCCCGCCAGCTGCTGCGCGAGGAGGGCATCAATGCCCGCGTCGTCTCGGCGCCGAGCCTGGAGTGGTTCGACGAGCAGCCCGCCGAGTACCGCGAGCACGTGCTCCCGTCCGACATCAAGGCCCGCGTCTCGATCGAGGCCGGCCTCGCGCTCGCCTGGGACAAGATCGTCGGCGACCACGGCCGCAGCGTCTCCATCGAGCACTTCGGCGCCTCGGCGGACTACAAGACCCTGTTCCGCGAGTTCGGCATGACCACCGAGCACGCCGTGTCCGCCGCCAAGGAATCGCTCGCGTCGCTCTGA
- a CDS encoding 6-phosphogluconolactonase, giving the protein MTNERRVLVHPDKEALAASVAARFLTKTIDILDDLGRANIALTGGTMGIAVLEAVNASPARDTIDWSKVHFWWGDERFVPRNDPDRNERQAREALLDHIAVPPENVHPFPASDEIPDIDEAARVYAAELEAFGHEDWPVPKFDITFLGVGPDGHIASLFPDRAGIREEKASVIAERNSPKPPPERLSLTRPVINSSDRIWLVLAGSDKASALGLALAGASYTEVPVAGAKGRKRTVFFVDKDAAVDVPEQLIAPSY; this is encoded by the coding sequence ATGACGAACGAACGGCGGGTGCTCGTTCACCCGGACAAGGAGGCTCTGGCCGCGTCGGTGGCCGCGCGCTTCCTCACCAAGACGATCGACATCCTCGACGACCTCGGCCGCGCGAACATCGCGCTGACCGGGGGCACGATGGGGATCGCGGTGCTGGAGGCGGTCAACGCCTCCCCCGCCCGCGACACCATCGACTGGTCGAAGGTGCACTTCTGGTGGGGAGACGAGCGGTTCGTGCCGCGGAACGACCCCGACCGGAACGAGCGCCAGGCGCGCGAGGCCCTGCTGGACCACATCGCGGTGCCGCCGGAGAACGTCCACCCCTTCCCCGCATCCGACGAGATCCCCGACATCGACGAAGCGGCCCGTGTGTACGCGGCCGAGCTCGAGGCCTTCGGGCATGAGGACTGGCCGGTGCCGAAGTTCGACATCACCTTCCTCGGCGTCGGTCCTGACGGTCACATCGCGTCGCTGTTCCCGGACCGTGCCGGCATCCGCGAGGAGAAGGCGTCGGTGATCGCCGAGCGCAACTCCCCGAAGCCGCCGCCGGAGCGGCTCAGCCTGACGCGGCCGGTCATCAACTCGTCCGACCGCATCTGGCTGGTGCTCGCCGGCAGCGACAAGGCGAGCGCGCTCGGCCTCGCACTGGCGGGCGCGAGCTACACCGAGGTTCCGGTCGCGGGCGCCAAAGGCCGCAAGCGCACCGTGTTCTTCGTGGACAAGGACGCCGCGGTCGACGTGCCCGAGCAGCTCATCGCGCCGTCGTACTGA
- a CDS encoding glucose-6-phosphate dehydrogenase (catalyzes the formation of D-glucono-1,5-lactone 6-phosphate from D-glucose 6-phosphate) yields the protein MSPVEITPEFNPLRLPSDRRLNRIAGPSSLIIFGVTGDLSRKKLMPAVYDLANRGLLPPGFSLVGFARRDWEDQDFEKVVYEAVKQYARTPFDDDVWQQLAQGIRFVPGEFDDDDAFRRLKETVEQLDAERGTMGNHAFYLSIPPKAFPIVTEQLKRSGLADQSGEGWRRVVIEKPFGHDLQSARELNAVVETVFPPDSVFRIDHYLGKETVQNILALRFANELYEPIWNANYVDHVQITMAEDIGVGGRAGYYDGIGAARDVIQNHLLQLLALTAMEEPISFNAADLRAEKEKVLAAVRLPKDLSKSTARGQYGSGWQGGEKVVGFLEEDGMNPHSTTETYAAIKLEIGTRRWAGVPFYLRAGKRLGRRVTEIAVVFKRAPQQLFAESQTSALGQNALVIRVQPDEGVTIRFGSKVPGAGMQVRDVSMDFGYGHAFTEASPEAYERLILDVLLGDPPLFPRHEEVELSWKILDPIEDFWATQGQPEQYRPGTWGPKSADELLERDGRVWRRP from the coding sequence TTGTCACCGGTGGAGATCACCCCGGAGTTCAACCCGCTGCGGTTGCCCTCCGACCGCCGACTGAATCGCATCGCGGGGCCCAGCAGCCTCATCATCTTCGGAGTGACGGGTGACCTGTCGCGCAAGAAGCTGATGCCCGCGGTGTACGACCTCGCGAACCGCGGCCTCCTGCCGCCCGGGTTCTCCCTCGTCGGGTTCGCCCGGCGCGACTGGGAGGACCAGGACTTCGAGAAGGTCGTCTACGAAGCGGTCAAGCAGTACGCCCGTACGCCGTTCGACGACGACGTGTGGCAGCAGCTCGCACAGGGCATCCGGTTCGTGCCGGGAGAGTTCGACGACGACGACGCGTTCCGGCGCCTCAAGGAGACCGTCGAGCAGCTGGACGCCGAGCGCGGAACGATGGGCAACCACGCGTTCTACCTGTCCATCCCGCCGAAGGCCTTCCCGATCGTGACCGAACAGCTGAAGCGGTCGGGTCTCGCCGACCAGTCCGGCGAGGGCTGGCGGCGCGTCGTCATCGAGAAGCCGTTCGGGCACGACCTGCAGTCCGCACGCGAGCTGAACGCCGTCGTCGAGACGGTCTTCCCGCCCGACTCGGTGTTCCGCATCGACCACTACCTCGGCAAGGAGACCGTCCAGAACATCCTGGCGCTGCGCTTCGCGAACGAGCTGTACGAGCCGATCTGGAACGCCAACTACGTCGACCACGTGCAGATCACCATGGCCGAGGACATCGGCGTGGGCGGCCGTGCCGGGTACTACGACGGCATCGGAGCGGCGCGCGACGTCATCCAGAACCACCTGCTCCAGCTGCTCGCGCTCACGGCGATGGAGGAGCCCATCTCGTTCAACGCGGCGGATCTGCGCGCCGAGAAGGAGAAGGTGCTCGCCGCCGTCCGGCTGCCGAAGGACCTCTCGAAGTCCACGGCTCGCGGCCAGTACGGCAGCGGCTGGCAGGGCGGCGAGAAGGTCGTCGGCTTCCTCGAGGAGGACGGGATGAACCCGCACTCCACGACGGAGACCTACGCGGCCATCAAGCTGGAGATCGGCACGCGTCGCTGGGCGGGCGTCCCGTTCTACCTGCGCGCGGGCAAGCGCCTCGGGCGCCGCGTCACCGAGATCGCCGTCGTGTTCAAGCGCGCGCCGCAGCAGCTCTTCGCGGAGTCGCAGACCAGTGCGCTCGGCCAGAACGCGCTCGTCATCCGCGTGCAGCCCGACGAGGGCGTGACCATCCGCTTCGGCTCGAAGGTACCCGGCGCCGGCATGCAGGTGCGCGACGTGAGCATGGACTTCGGCTACGGCCACGCCTTCACCGAGGCCAGCCCGGAGGCGTACGAGCGGCTCATCCTGGATGTGCTGCTCGGCGACCCGCCGCTGTTCCCCCGTCACGAGGAGGTCGAGCTGTCCTGGAAGATCCTCGACCCGATCGAGGACTTCTGGGCCACGCAGGGCCAGCCCGAGCAGTACCGCCCCGGAACCTGGGGCCCGAAGTCGGCCGACGAGCTCCTGGAGCGCGACGGCCGCGTTTGGAGGCGTCCATGA
- a CDS encoding glucose-6-phosphate isomerase, translating into MTFRIHVTGAAAEAVRTVVPQLVADKVASGITAQDPALWGPAAEPEASKRLGWTEAVAISRPLVPEIVALREELHAKGVNHIVLGGMGGSSLAPEVITRTAEAELTVLDSTDPGQVLSALRDRLEATAVVISSKSGSTLETDSQKRVYEKWFTDAGIDPRERIVVVTDPGSPLDQSARADGYRVFNADPNVGGRYSALTAFGLVPSGLAGVDISELLDEAEATQIELAVDNEQNPGLVLGAAIAGTSPLKDKLGIVADGTHIVGFADWAEQLIAESTGKEGTGLLPVVLDTLAPELESKPADLQVVRLVANAEAHHLFPADRHEGEILVSGSLGAQLLVWEYAVAVAGRLLGINPFDQPDVEAAKAAARSLLDNRPEPAAPAFTAGGIEVRTTGSFLGDANTLDAAVDALLAQLGPDGYVAVQAYVDRLALPQLAGIRDLLAAKANRPVTFGWGPRFLHSTGQFHKGGPAVGVFLQITATAPEDLEIPGRPFTFGQLIQAQAAGDASVLGEHGRPVLTLTLTNPEADVVSLFEAVN; encoded by the coding sequence GTGACGTTCCGCATCCACGTCACCGGTGCGGCGGCCGAGGCCGTCCGCACCGTGGTGCCGCAGCTCGTCGCCGACAAGGTGGCGTCCGGCATCACCGCCCAGGACCCGGCCCTCTGGGGGCCGGCCGCCGAGCCCGAGGCGAGCAAGCGCCTCGGCTGGACCGAGGCGGTAGCCATCTCGCGCCCGCTCGTCCCCGAGATCGTCGCGCTGCGCGAGGAGCTCCATGCCAAGGGCGTGAACCACATCGTCCTCGGCGGCATGGGCGGCTCGTCGCTCGCGCCGGAGGTCATCACCCGGACCGCCGAGGCCGAGCTCACCGTCCTGGACTCGACCGACCCGGGCCAGGTGCTCTCGGCGCTCCGCGACCGGCTCGAGGCCACCGCGGTGGTCATCTCGTCGAAGTCGGGCTCCACGCTCGAGACCGACAGCCAGAAGCGCGTCTACGAGAAGTGGTTCACGGACGCGGGCATCGACCCGCGCGAGCGCATCGTGGTCGTCACCGACCCCGGTTCGCCCCTGGACCAGTCCGCTCGCGCGGACGGCTACCGCGTGTTCAACGCCGACCCGAACGTCGGCGGCCGCTACTCGGCGCTCACCGCGTTCGGCCTGGTGCCGTCGGGTCTCGCCGGCGTCGACATCTCCGAGCTGCTCGACGAGGCCGAGGCCACGCAGATCGAGCTCGCGGTCGACAACGAGCAGAACCCCGGCCTCGTGCTGGGCGCCGCGATCGCCGGCACCAGCCCGCTCAAGGACAAGCTCGGCATCGTCGCGGACGGCACCCACATCGTCGGCTTCGCCGACTGGGCCGAGCAGCTGATCGCCGAGTCCACCGGCAAGGAGGGCACGGGCCTGCTCCCGGTCGTGCTCGACACGCTGGCGCCCGAGCTGGAGTCGAAGCCGGCCGACCTGCAGGTCGTCCGTCTCGTCGCCAACGCGGAGGCGCACCACCTGTTCCCGGCCGACCGCCACGAGGGCGAGATCCTCGTCTCCGGCAGCCTCGGCGCGCAGCTCCTGGTCTGGGAGTACGCCGTCGCCGTCGCGGGACGCCTGCTCGGGATCAACCCGTTCGACCAGCCAGACGTCGAGGCCGCCAAGGCCGCCGCGCGCTCCCTGCTCGACAACCGCCCCGAGCCCGCGGCCCCCGCTTTCACCGCGGGCGGCATCGAGGTCCGCACCACCGGGTCCTTCCTCGGCGACGCGAACACCCTCGACGCCGCGGTGGACGCGCTGCTCGCGCAGCTCGGCCCGGACGGCTACGTCGCGGTGCAGGCGTACGTCGACCGGCTCGCCCTCCCCCAGCTCGCCGGCATCCGCGACCTGCTCGCGGCCAAGGCGAACCGCCCGGTCACCTTCGGCTGGGGTCCGCGCTTCCTGCACTCCACGGGTCAGTTCCATAAGGGCGGTCCGGCGGTCGGCGTATTCCTGCAGATCACGGCGACGGCACCGGAGGACCTCGAGATCCCCGGCCGTCCCTTCACCTTCGGTCAGCTCATCCAGGCCCAGGCCGCCGGCGACGCGAGCGTCCTCGGCGAGCACGGCCGCCCGGTGCTGACCCTGACGCTCACGAACCCCGAGGCGGATGTCGTCTCGCTGTTCGAGGCCGTCAACTGA
- a CDS encoding preprotein translocase subunit SecG: MLILQVVLQVLLGITSLLLTLLILLHKGRGGGLSDMFGGGVTSNLGASGVAERNLNRITVILGLIWITCIVVLGLITKFSA; this comes from the coding sequence GTGCTCATTCTCCAGGTCGTCCTGCAGGTGCTGCTGGGCATCACCAGCCTCCTGCTGACGCTGCTCATCCTGCTGCACAAGGGCCGCGGCGGTGGCCTCTCCGACATGTTCGGCGGCGGTGTCACCTCCAACCTCGGTGCGTCCGGTGTCGCGGAGCGCAACCTCAACCGGATCACGGTCATCCTCGGGCTCATCTGGATCACGTGCATCGTGGTTCTCGGCCTGATCACCAAGTTCAGCGCTTAA
- a CDS encoding triose-phosphate isomerase: MAAVSPSVRRVPLIAGNWKMNLDHLQAIAFVQKLAWTLKDANHDFSAVEVAVFPPFTDLRSVQTLISADKLPLAFGGQDVSEHESGAYTGEISAAFLEALESRYVIIGHSERRTLHGETDEQVAAKVAASLKHNIAPIICVGETAEDLEVHGASAVPVAQLRAALSKVDSAADIVVAYEPVWAIGSGQAATPEQAEQVCAALRGVIAEVLGDDVAAKTRILYGGSVKSGNIAGFMREPNVDGALVGGASLDVNEFAAIVRYQKHVGL; the protein is encoded by the coding sequence ATGGCAGCAGTGAGCCCCTCGGTGCGGCGCGTGCCGCTCATCGCAGGCAACTGGAAGATGAACCTGGACCACCTGCAGGCGATCGCCTTCGTGCAGAAGCTGGCGTGGACGCTGAAGGATGCCAACCACGACTTCTCCGCGGTCGAGGTGGCGGTCTTCCCGCCGTTCACCGACCTGCGCAGCGTGCAGACGCTGATCTCGGCCGACAAGCTCCCGCTCGCCTTCGGTGGCCAGGACGTCTCCGAGCACGAGTCCGGCGCGTACACCGGCGAGATCTCCGCCGCCTTCCTGGAGGCGCTCGAGTCCCGCTACGTGATCATCGGCCACTCCGAGCGGCGCACGCTGCACGGCGAGACCGACGAGCAGGTGGCCGCGAAGGTGGCCGCATCCCTCAAGCACAACATCGCACCGATCATCTGCGTCGGCGAGACGGCGGAGGACCTCGAGGTCCACGGCGCGAGCGCCGTCCCGGTCGCGCAGCTGCGCGCCGCGCTGTCGAAGGTCGACTCGGCCGCCGACATCGTGGTGGCCTACGAGCCGGTGTGGGCGATCGGATCCGGCCAGGCGGCGACGCCCGAGCAGGCCGAGCAGGTCTGCGCCGCGCTGCGCGGTGTGATCGCCGAGGTGCTCGGGGACGACGTGGCGGCCAAGACCCGCATCCTCTACGGCGGATCGGTGAAGTCGGGCAACATCGCCGGCTTCATGCGCGAGCCGAACGTCGACGGTGCGCTGGTCGGCGGTGCCAGCCTGGACGTGAACGAGTTCGCCGCGATCGTGCGGTACCAGAAGCACGTCGGCCTCTGA
- a CDS encoding protoheme IX farnesyltransferase, whose amino-acid sequence MDVAVESRVEPGRIGVARKVKAYFALTKPRVVELLLVTTVPTMILAANGIPNLWLVFATVVGGYMSAGSAGAFNCYIDRDIDRVMRRTKNRPLVTGELSDREALVFAWALGIASVLVLGFFTNWLAAGLSVAAILLYVVFYTLILKRRTPQNIVWGGVAGCMPVLIGWAAVTGSLDWAPFILFGIIFLWTPPHYWPLSMKYRSDYQEAGVPMLAVVRGRAVVGLQVILYAWAMVACSLLLIPVANMGLLYTAVALVAGGWFIYESHRLYNLAIRHESVSPMRVFHGSIAYLTLIFLAVAIDPLLPF is encoded by the coding sequence ATGGACGTCGCTGTAGAGAGCCGTGTCGAACCGGGCCGCATCGGCGTCGCTCGCAAGGTGAAGGCGTATTTCGCGCTCACCAAGCCGCGCGTGGTGGAGCTGCTGCTGGTGACCACGGTCCCCACGATGATCCTCGCGGCGAACGGCATCCCGAACCTCTGGCTCGTGTTTGCGACGGTCGTCGGCGGGTACATGAGCGCGGGCTCGGCCGGCGCCTTCAACTGCTACATCGACCGCGACATCGACCGCGTGATGCGCCGCACGAAGAACCGCCCGCTGGTGACCGGCGAGCTGTCCGACCGCGAGGCCCTGGTCTTCGCGTGGGCGCTCGGCATCGCGTCCGTGCTGGTGCTCGGCTTCTTCACGAATTGGCTGGCCGCCGGGCTCTCGGTCGCGGCCATCCTGCTCTACGTCGTCTTCTACACGCTGATCCTGAAGCGCCGGACCCCGCAGAACATCGTGTGGGGCGGCGTCGCCGGCTGCATGCCGGTGCTGATCGGCTGGGCGGCGGTGACGGGGTCGCTCGACTGGGCGCCGTTCATCCTGTTCGGCATCATCTTCCTGTGGACGCCGCCGCACTACTGGCCGCTGTCGATGAAGTACCGCTCCGACTACCAGGAGGCGGGCGTCCCGATGCTCGCGGTGGTGCGCGGCCGCGCGGTCGTGGGCCTGCAGGTCATCCTGTACGCGTGGGCCATGGTCGCCTGCTCGCTGCTGCTCATCCCGGTGGCCAACATGGGGCTGCTGTACACCGCGGTCGCGCTGGTGGCGGGCGGCTGGTTCATCTACGAGTCGCACCGCCTCTACAACCTGGCGATCCGTCACGAGTCGGTGTCGCCGATGCGGGTCTTCCACGGCTCGATCGCCTACCTGACGCTGATCTTCCTCGCGGTCGCGATCGACCCGCTGCTGCCCTTCTGA
- a CDS encoding electron transporter: MASGGSAIRGSRVGAGPMGEQDRGFHAERIAISYWDALGNETVRYFAANLPEEEIPDVIDSPSTGLPAGRDKENPPSVAKTEPYKTHLAYVKERRSEEEAEQLLEDALNQLRARRGRPTTN, encoded by the coding sequence ATGGCTTCCGGAGGAAGTGCCATCCGTGGCTCGCGCGTCGGTGCGGGCCCCATGGGGGAGCAGGACCGCGGATTCCACGCGGAGCGCATCGCCATCTCGTACTGGGACGCCCTCGGCAACGAGACCGTCCGCTACTTCGCGGCGAACCTGCCCGAGGAGGAGATCCCCGACGTCATCGATTCGCCGTCGACGGGTCTGCCGGCCGGCCGCGACAAGGAGAACCCGCCCTCGGTCGCCAAGACCGAGCCCTACAAGACGCACCTCGCGTATGTGAAGGAGCGCCGCAGCGAGGAGGAGGCGGAGCAGCTGCTCGAAGACGCGCTCAACCAGCTGCGCGCCCGCCGCGGTCGTCCGACCACGAACTGA